The Halioglobus maricola genome segment GCGTCAGGCAGACATCTTTGAACCCGTGCGCGTGGCCGATTTCCTGATAGAAAAAGATCCACTGTTCGCACGTATCAATCTCGACCGGGAAGAATTCCAGCTTTACGAAAAGGTCTATCAACAGCTCACCATCGATGCCCCACGACCCGATCTGGTGATCTATCTACAAGCCTCTACAGACGTCCTTCAGTCGCGCATCGATCAGCGCGGAATCGCCTCGGAGCAGGCCATAGACAGGGACTATTTGGAGCGCCTGAACGAAGTGTACAGTGAGTTCTTTCTATATTACGATGGCGCCCCTCTGCTGATCGTCAACGCCAGTGAAATTGATCTGGCCAGCGGCAACAGGGACTACGAACACCTGGTGGACTACTTGCTGGACATTCGCAGCGGCCGCCACTATTTCAACCCGACTTTTTTTGGATAGAGCGCGACCGCCATGGCCAAGGTAACCACCAGCACCCTGGACAAGATGAAGGCAGCTGGCGAAAAGTTTGTCTGCATCACTGCCTATGACGCCACCTTCGCTCGCCTTGTGAGCGAGGCGGGTGCCGAAACTATCCTCGTCGGCGACTCCCTGGGCATGGTCCTGCAGGGTCACGACAGTACGATTCCGGTCACGGTCGACGATATGGCCTACCACACTGAATGTGTGTGCCGGGCCCAGCCAGACTCCCTGGTCATCGCCGACATGCCGTTCATGAGCTACACCACAGCCGAACAGACCATGGCCAACGCCACTGCCCTGATGCAGGCTGGCGCCCAAATGGTCAAGATGGAAGGTGGCACCTGGCTGTCCGACAGCATCAGTATGCTGGTTGAACGCGGCATTCCCGTGTGCGCACACCTCGGTCTTACCCCGCAATCAGTCAACCAGTTCGGTGGTTTCAAGGTGCAGGGGCGCACCCCGAAGGAAGCAAAGTCGATTCTCGCCGATGC includes the following:
- a CDS encoding deoxynucleoside kinase is translated as MEGPIGVGKTTLTKRLATTFNYQTLLEEAEQNPFLDKFYRNRQQAALATQLFFLFQRAQKIQDLRQADIFEPVRVADFLIEKDPLFARINLDREEFQLYEKVYQQLTIDAPRPDLVIYLQASTDVLQSRIDQRGIASEQAIDRDYLERLNEVYSEFFLYYDGAPLLIVNASEIDLASGNRDYEHLVDYLLDIRSGRHYFNPTFFG
- the panB gene encoding 3-methyl-2-oxobutanoate hydroxymethyltransferase: MAKVTTSTLDKMKAAGEKFVCITAYDATFARLVSEAGAETILVGDSLGMVLQGHDSTIPVTVDDMAYHTECVCRAQPDSLVIADMPFMSYTTAEQTMANATALMQAGAQMVKMEGGTWLSDSISMLVERGIPVCAHLGLTPQSVNQFGGFKVQGRTPKEAKSILADAVEIQDAGASLLVLECIPSHLATDISAKLDIPVIGIGAGAGTDAQVLVMHDLLGLSEHTARFVENFMDGQATIQSALKAFVEAVKAGTYPREEHSYR